ACTATATTGCAGAAGGTCCAGTAAACGATACCAGTAAAAAAGCCCTGGGAACCATTCAGGTTTTGCGTAAGGGAATTCCTTTTATCTACCAAGGCCAAGAAATTGGGATGGAAAACCAAGTCTTTGAATCGGTGGAGGACTTTGATGATATCGCAACCATCAATGGCTACCACGTCGCGAAAGAAGCTGGTTTAAGCGAGGAAGAAGCCTTGGCCGCGATTGCCAACTACAGCCGGGACAATGCGCGGACACCCATGCAGTGGTCAGCGGAGCCAGGATTGGGCTTTAGCGATGGAACAGCCTGGTTGATCAGTCCCAAACCAAATGTTGCCATCAATGTGAAAGATCAAGAAAAGGATCCAAATTCCATCTTGAATTACTATCGCCAGTTGACGGCCTTGTATCGCCATCCCCTTTATGGAAATACCATCCGATTCGGAGATATGATCCCAGCGTATCGGGACCGTGAAAACATCATCGCCTTTGAACGCCGTGGGGACAAGCGTCTCTTGGTTGTCAGCAATTTCCAAAATCGCCAGGCCACCTTGGAGTTGCCAGCTCCGATTAAAACAGTCGTTTTAAATAATACAGCAGGATTATTCCAAGAAGGAGACCAAGTGCTAGAATTAGCTCCTTACCAAACGGTTGTGTTGGAATTGGTGGAATAAGGAGAAACTTTGCATCAGTGTTAGGATTTAATGTAGAATAGTATGTTCATTAAATATTCTGGAGAACATTATAAAAGTTTTCTATACTTTAGAATCAGTCAAGTATAAACTGAAACTTTCCGCTGTGAGAAAAGTGTTTGAAACATTATTGTTTCAAACACTCGGGAGTTTTGAGACCTTAGGCTCAAAACTAAGTCATGGAACTTCGAAGAAGTTCGCTGACGTCCGTACTCACCTAAGGAAAGTTTTGAAAGATATTTTATCTCCAAAAAGAACCTTCGCGTCTGCGAAGGTTCTTTTCGTGTCATCCAAGTCTAAACCTGGAACTTACTCAACTTCTTTCTTTTTCAAGAGGAGGAAGCCTCCGCTAACGGCTAACAAGAAGCCTGAAAGAATGAAGTGTGCGGTTGTGTCTTCTCCAGTTTGTGGCAATTGTGCCTTAGCTGGACTTTCTTGGAAGCTTTGTCCTACTTGGTAAGTCAAAGCTTGCACGCTTTCTCCATTTTCCACAGTTGTTTCTTTTTGTGGAAGGAGCACTTTAGGAGTGTCCTTCTTGGCCAAGATTGGCTGTGGATTGCTTGTTTGGTTATGAATTGGAACTACCACTTGATCTGGTTCTTTAGCTGGAACGTAATCCATCAAGCTTGCCAACTTGCTGCCAAAGATCGCATTGGTTACCCAGCGGAAGAAGTGGACAGGGTGTTGACGGTTGGTTGGATTTCCTGCATAGACAAAGAGTGGTTGTCCCATCAGTTCTCCAGAGATGGCCATGACTTTGTTAGCCAGAACATCGTTATGTGGCCACCAACCTGCAATATAATAATCGCTTGGAGCGATGCTCATCAAGGTCTTGAAATGCTCTGGAACCTTTTCAATCCAGTTTCCTGAGTTGGAGTAGAAGAGGGTATTCTTCTTGTATCCGCTGGTCAATGGATCCTGATCATCAATGATCGCTTTCATCAAGCCTTCGTAGTCACTACCGCCTTTTAGTTTTTCAGCGTCAAATCCTGTAAGAACTCCCAATTTTTCCAATTTTTGCATGGCTTCCCCGCCAATGACAAGGGTTGGTTTCTTGCCAAAAATGGAAGCGTCAAAGCGATTGCTTTCCAAAATAACAACATCCGCTTCTTCTGGCGTATTGACGATTTGGAAGCCTAATTTTTCAAGGACCAAACTAGTATGAGCAGGCGCATCTACTCCAGCCCAATTATAGTGGTAGTTTGGAGAGTAGACCTTCATCGGTTTCAAGGTTGGGCCACTAGGCACCTTGTAGAGGGCATCACCATAAATGGCATAGTTTGGTAGGAGCGAAGCAAAGGTATCGCGGTCAACGATGTAGCCATCATCTGTTAGGTAGACAGATTTTCCTTGTGCAATAGCCTGGTTGACAGCTTTAACGGCACTGGCTGAGGTATTTGCGATCACATAGTAAGGAGCTTTTGGATCGATCTCAGAGGTACGAGTGGCGCGGGTGGTGGTGACTTCTCCTAATTTTCCGTTGAAAAGACCATCCGCAAAGACAGGTTCGGACTTGAACCCTCTCATATCTGGGAAGTTTACCAGCAACTCTGCGTACATAGCAGCCCAGGCAGATTCGTTGGAACCCTTGTAGAGAATGTGGTTAGCATAGCCACGTTTGGCTTGGGCCATGTCAATGACTAAGTCCCCTTTTTTATAGTTGCCAATATCTTCTTTGAGTTCCTTGACGAGGACACCATTGCGTTTGAAGTAGTCGATCATATTGAAGGCTTCTTGGGCATCGTTGTCTTTGTCGAGGCTCATTGGGATGACGTAGTAGTCTGGGAAGAATTTCGGACGACCATTTTTCACACGTCCAACGATTTCTCCATTTGGGCCGACCAGTTCATTTTCGGCTTTTGGATCTTCGGTATCCGTCCAGAAGACGTGAACGCAGAACCTGCTTTCCTTGAAACATTCCCAGAATCAGTTGTGAAAGCAACTATCTCTGTATCAGAATTGCTTGGTTCAGAATCTCACCTATACTGCCAAGTTGGTAAAGATGAATTCGTTGCTAAGGTTGACGCACGTGACTACTTGCAAGCTGGTGCAACTGTGGAACTTGGATTTGACTTGAACAAAGCTCACTTCTTTGACGTAGAAACTGAAAAGACAGTTTACTAAGATAAATAAAACTCAAAACACTGCTAGAAATCTAGCAGTGTTTTTTGAGATTGAGTTGAAAAACTCTCCAATTGAACTGGAGAGCTGTTTTTTATTCTGCAGCTTGTTGCCAACGTTTTGCTAGCATATGAGACAGGCTAGAGATTGCTAGGTTAAAGCTGAAGTAGATGAGGGCGATCAGGATATAAAGACTGAAGACTTGCTCTGGTTCGAAATAACGGCCCATGAGAATTTGGCTAGCTCCAAAGAGTTCTTGTAGGGCGATAACAGAGTAGAGAAGACTGGTATCCTTAATCACAGTGACAAACTGAGAAATGATGGCTGGTAGCATTTTACGAATAGCTTGTGGAAGAATGATATGGTAGAGGATTTGGGCTGAGGTAAATCCTTGTGACATTCCTGCTTCGTATTGTCCCTTGTCTACGGCATTGAGACCGCCTCGGATAATCTCAGCTAGGGCTGCTGAGGTAAAGAGAGTAAAGGCAGTGATTCCTGCTGGTGTGGATTTCATCTTGAACACCAAAAAGATAGTGAAAATCCAGAGGAGGTTGGGAACGTTACGCACAAACTCGATGTAAATACTGGAGATGATACGTAAGACAGGATTTTTCCCGTTTCTCATGACAGCTAGCACTGTTCCGATAAGGGTAGAGAGGACGATAGCAATCAGAGAAATGTAGAGGGTCAAGCTAAATCCTTTAAAGATAAAGATTAGGTTATCTGGGGTCAAAACTTCTAAAATGGATTCCATAGTAACCTCCTAAAGTGAATAGGCTTTTTTGTTGGCTTGCTCCATCTTGCGACCAAACTGGGCAACAGGGAAGCATAGAGAAAAGTAGAGAAGGGCAGCGCCTAAAAAGGCTGGAATGTAGTTTCCGTTGAGAGCTGACCAAGACTTAGTCACAAACATCAAGTCCACTCCAGAGATGATAGCGACTGTAGAGGTGTTTTTGATGAGGTTGACGATTTGGTTGGTCAAAGGAGGGAGAATGATACGAAAGGCCTGAGGCAAGATAATCAAGCGCATGGCACTGATATAGGTAAAACCTTGCGACAGGGCGGCCTCCATCTGACCGCTAGGAAT
Above is a genomic segment from Streptococcus sp. SN-1 containing:
- a CDS encoding amino acid ABC transporter permease → MESILEVLTPDNLIFIFKGFSLTLYISLIAIVLSTLIGTVLAVMRNGKNPVLRIISSIYIEFVRNVPNLLWIFTIFLVFKMKSTPAGITAFTLFTSAALAEIIRGGLNAVDKGQYEAGMSQGFTSAQILYHIILPQAIRKMLPAIISQFVTVIKDTSLLYSVIALQELFGASQILMGRYFEPEQVFSLYILIALIYFSFNLAISSLSHMLAKRWQQAAE